From a single Gimesia fumaroli genomic region:
- the rlmN gene encoding 23S rRNA (adenine(2503)-C(2))-methyltransferase RlmN, with protein MLSSENDATQPSSIEACSLPLITDLTRDQLAQWCIEHDSSSYRADQIRRWIFTKRVNDFDAMHDISKKFRDLLKENFRLFSTTIVKHQTSQDRTEKLLLELHDGHHVECVLMREPKRNTVCISTQVGCAMGCVFCASGLLGLTRNLTMGEILEQILRLDRVIGEDERISNIVVMGIGEPLANLSALIPALDTLNHKGGMGIGARKITVSTVGLPAKIRELADVNKSYILAVSLHAPNDKLRDQIVPTNNKIGIQKIMDATDYYYVTTGRRVTFEYILLADVNDSPAHAHELAGLLKHRNAHVNLIPANGVEETGYQSPTTADVDRFFMTLAKGGVNVTVRKRKGDDIDAACGQLRLNREKDLIQVQ; from the coding sequence ATGCTGTCCTCCGAAAATGATGCCACACAGCCTTCCTCAATAGAAGCCTGTTCACTTCCATTAATTACTGATCTGACCCGCGATCAGCTTGCCCAGTGGTGCATTGAGCACGACTCTTCCTCTTATCGCGCAGACCAGATTCGACGCTGGATCTTCACCAAACGCGTCAACGATTTTGATGCGATGCACGATATTTCCAAGAAGTTTCGCGATCTGCTAAAAGAGAACTTTCGACTGTTTTCGACCACCATCGTCAAACATCAAACCTCGCAGGATCGCACAGAAAAACTGCTGCTGGAACTTCACGACGGCCATCACGTGGAATGCGTGCTGATGCGCGAGCCCAAGCGAAATACCGTCTGTATCAGTACGCAGGTCGGCTGTGCCATGGGCTGTGTTTTCTGTGCCAGCGGTTTACTGGGACTGACCCGAAACCTGACCATGGGAGAAATCCTGGAACAGATCCTGCGACTGGACCGCGTGATCGGCGAAGACGAACGCATCTCGAATATCGTCGTCATGGGTATTGGAGAACCGTTGGCCAACCTGTCCGCTTTAATTCCCGCACTGGATACACTGAACCACAAAGGCGGCATGGGAATTGGTGCGCGAAAAATCACCGTCTCGACGGTGGGACTTCCGGCAAAAATTCGAGAACTGGCAGACGTCAATAAATCATATATTCTCGCCGTTTCCCTGCATGCTCCCAACGATAAACTGCGCGATCAGATTGTTCCCACGAACAATAAAATCGGTATCCAGAAAATCATGGATGCTACGGACTATTATTACGTCACTACCGGCAGACGCGTCACCTTTGAATACATCTTGCTGGCAGACGTCAATGACAGCCCCGCGCATGCACACGAATTGGCCGGTCTGTTAAAACATCGGAATGCTCATGTGAATCTGATACCTGCAAACGGAGTCGAAGAAACAGGTTACCAAAGCCCCACAACAGCCGACGTGGATCGTTTTTTCATGACACTTGCCAAGGGAGGTGTCAACGTAACCGTCCGCAAACGCAAAGGGGATGACATTGATGCGGCTTGCGGGCAACTGCGTTTGAACCGAGAAAAAGATCTGATTCAGGTTCAATAA